From one Pseudactinotalea sp. HY158 genomic stretch:
- a CDS encoding UvrD-helicase domain-containing protein translates to MPERFEITAPIPRGTTVLEASAGTGKTWTIAALVARFVTEGTHRLADLLVVTFGRAASQELRSRVRERLVRTERLLAAAVAGTAGDAGAAASAPGAEGPWDEVDHLLAGPGLPGAELRLRHRRLRHALSEIDAATIATIHQFSLVVRDGLGVAGDATAGLTAVESVDDLLAETVSDLYVSAYAHFPHPPQLTLSEAQEIARAVVRDPIAHLEPQDCDPRSAAGQRVRFAEHVRTELARRKERTGVLTYDDMLAHAARSLASPAARARLSDRWKVVLVDEFQDTDPLQWHILREAFHGSSDMILIGDPKQAIYAFRGGDVATYLEAAGHADRRLTLSRNHRGDQHLHEALQGLFGGAELGDPRIRVTPVDAGRTGGRTSGVPAPAPVRLRIVDPSGLPGSARRGVYLSGLRARIYQDLTADIARLLTSSAQVRERDPDRDREIERPVRAGDVAVLCTTNFQAERVQEALAAGGVHSVIASAGSVFATAAARDWLTLLESIELPSSSRRVRAVALTPFFGHTAAELDRRGEDLTDEVAERLRDWGDLLRRHGVAAVFETAQGWGRGGVSDRVLRRSGGQRLLTDLRHLAELLHDRTRRVPEAGVIALVHWLRERMAAPEGEDLRRLDTDDSAVHILTVHGSKGLEFPFVYLPTLAETFGAENDLLLFHDATGRRCLDVGGTPSPEHRDLARAEDAGQALRLLYVAATRARSHLVAWWMPSLERTPASPLHRLLFARGSGDGPIAATAPLPADPLAEAAERWGAQVHLEEARIADLPRPGTPSEQALTGARSWNRRIDLQWRRTSYTALSAAAEDRDWSEPGGEPGYDLRADEQEIQIEPGTGGHGPDGPDGMDGTAVADPAGPGDVLPSPMASLPRGARFGSLVHGVLEHLDPVAAGDDLRGRIGELVGEQLTYWPEQVDREVLVTALEAVVRTPLGPLVDPAATLADVPRSERLHELDFELPLDGGDRARARTGDTAGAAGPVTLGDLAPALRRHLGAEDPLAAYAGELDGPGYRATSLRGYLTGSIDVVFRRGGRFFVADYKTNWLGPLDEPLTSAHYGPAQLDAAMRGSSYPLQALLYSVALHRYLRWRLPGYDPAEHLGGVLYLYVRGMAGPATPITSGHPAGVFSWAPPAGLVTDLSNVLDGGAA, encoded by the coding sequence ATGCCTGAGCGATTCGAGATCACCGCCCCGATCCCGCGCGGGACTACCGTGCTCGAGGCGAGCGCGGGGACTGGGAAGACCTGGACGATCGCCGCCCTCGTCGCCCGGTTCGTGACGGAGGGGACCCACCGGCTCGCCGACCTGCTCGTGGTCACCTTCGGCCGCGCGGCCAGCCAGGAACTCCGCTCCCGGGTGCGCGAGCGGCTCGTGCGCACCGAACGGCTCCTCGCCGCCGCGGTCGCCGGCACGGCGGGTGACGCGGGCGCGGCGGCCAGTGCGCCCGGCGCGGAGGGGCCGTGGGACGAGGTCGACCACCTCCTGGCCGGTCCGGGACTCCCCGGAGCCGAGCTCCGCCTCCGGCACCGGCGGCTGCGTCACGCCCTGTCGGAGATCGACGCGGCCACGATCGCCACGATCCACCAGTTCTCCCTCGTCGTGCGCGACGGCCTCGGCGTCGCCGGCGACGCCACCGCGGGACTCACGGCGGTCGAATCGGTCGACGACCTGCTGGCCGAGACCGTCAGCGACCTGTACGTCTCGGCCTACGCGCACTTCCCGCATCCACCCCAGCTCACCCTCTCCGAGGCCCAGGAGATCGCCCGAGCCGTGGTGAGGGACCCCATCGCCCACCTCGAGCCGCAGGATTGCGACCCGCGCTCCGCCGCGGGGCAACGGGTGCGGTTCGCCGAGCACGTGCGAACCGAACTCGCCCGCCGCAAGGAACGTACGGGCGTGCTCACCTACGACGACATGCTCGCCCACGCCGCCCGATCGCTCGCCTCACCCGCGGCGCGGGCGAGGCTCTCGGACCGGTGGAAGGTCGTGCTCGTCGACGAGTTCCAGGACACCGACCCGCTGCAGTGGCACATCCTGCGCGAGGCGTTCCACGGCTCCTCCGACATGATCCTCATCGGCGACCCGAAGCAGGCGATCTACGCCTTCCGCGGCGGCGACGTGGCCACCTACCTCGAGGCCGCCGGTCACGCCGACCGCCGCCTCACCCTCTCCCGGAACCACCGCGGCGACCAGCACCTGCACGAGGCCCTCCAGGGCCTCTTCGGGGGCGCCGAGCTGGGCGATCCCCGGATCCGGGTCACCCCCGTCGACGCCGGCCGCACGGGTGGGCGCACCTCGGGCGTGCCCGCGCCCGCGCCCGTGCGGCTGCGTATAGTCGACCCGAGCGGCCTGCCCGGCAGCGCCCGGCGCGGAGTCTACCTCTCCGGGCTGCGCGCCCGGATCTACCAGGACCTCACCGCGGACATCGCGCGGCTGCTCACCTCCTCCGCCCAGGTGCGGGAGCGTGATCCGGATCGGGACCGGGAGATCGAGCGGCCCGTGCGCGCCGGCGACGTCGCGGTGCTGTGCACCACGAACTTCCAGGCCGAGCGGGTGCAGGAGGCGCTCGCGGCCGGCGGGGTGCATTCGGTCATCGCCTCCGCCGGCTCCGTCTTCGCCACCGCCGCCGCCCGCGACTGGCTCACCCTCCTCGAGTCGATCGAGCTGCCCTCGAGTTCGCGGCGGGTCCGGGCCGTGGCCCTCACCCCCTTCTTCGGCCACACGGCCGCCGAGCTCGACCGGCGGGGCGAGGACCTGACCGACGAGGTCGCCGAACGGCTGCGGGACTGGGGCGACCTCCTCCGACGCCACGGCGTCGCCGCCGTGTTCGAGACCGCCCAGGGATGGGGTCGCGGCGGGGTGAGCGACCGGGTGCTGCGCCGCAGCGGAGGGCAGCGGCTCCTGACCGACCTGCGGCACCTGGCCGAACTGCTGCACGATCGCACCCGCCGGGTGCCCGAGGCCGGGGTGATCGCGCTCGTGCACTGGCTGCGCGAGCGCATGGCGGCCCCGGAGGGGGAGGACCTGCGCCGCCTCGACACCGACGACAGTGCGGTGCACATCCTCACCGTCCACGGTTCCAAGGGCCTGGAGTTCCCGTTCGTCTACCTGCCCACGCTCGCGGAGACGTTCGGGGCGGAGAACGACCTCCTCCTCTTCCACGACGCGACCGGCCGGCGCTGCCTCGACGTCGGCGGCACCCCGAGCCCGGAGCACCGCGACCTCGCCCGGGCCGAGGACGCCGGGCAGGCGCTCCGGCTGCTCTATGTGGCCGCCACCCGCGCCCGCTCACACCTCGTGGCCTGGTGGATGCCCTCGCTCGAACGCACCCCGGCCTCGCCCCTGCACCGGCTCCTCTTCGCCCGGGGGAGCGGCGACGGCCCGATCGCGGCGACCGCGCCGCTGCCCGCCGACCCGCTCGCCGAGGCCGCCGAGCGCTGGGGCGCCCAGGTGCACCTCGAGGAGGCCCGGATCGCGGACCTGCCGAGACCGGGAACCCCGAGCGAGCAGGCACTCACCGGCGCCCGCTCGTGGAACCGCCGGATCGACCTGCAATGGCGACGCACCTCCTACACGGCACTGAGCGCCGCCGCCGAGGACCGCGACTGGTCGGAGCCGGGCGGTGAACCGGGGTACGACCTGCGCGCCGACGAGCAGGAGATCCAGATCGAGCCGGGAACCGGCGGCCACGGCCCCGACGGCCCCGACGGCATGGACGGCACAGCGGTCGCGGATCCGGCCGGACCGGGCGACGTCCTCCCCTCGCCCATGGCGTCCCTGCCCCGTGGTGCCCGCTTCGGGTCGCTCGTGCACGGGGTGCTCGAACACCTCGATCCGGTCGCCGCCGGCGACGATCTGCGCGGCCGGATCGGCGAACTCGTGGGCGAACAGCTCACGTACTGGCCCGAGCAGGTCGACCGGGAGGTGCTCGTCACGGCTCTCGAGGCGGTCGTGCGCACGCCGCTCGGCCCGCTCGTGGATCCGGCGGCCACGCTCGCCGATGTGCCCCGGTCGGAGCGGCTCCACGAGCTCGACTTCGAGCTCCCCCTCGACGGCGGCGACCGGGCACGCGCGCGCACCGGTGACACCGCGGGGGCGGCCGGCCCCGTGACGCTGGGCGACCTCGCGCCGGCGCTGCGCCGCCACCTCGGCGCCGAGGACCCGCTGGCCGCCTACGCCGGCGAACTCGACGGACCTGGCTACCGGGCGACGTCCCTGCGCGGTTATCTCACCGGCTCGATCGACGTCGTGTTCCGGCGCGGCGGGCGGTTCTTCGTGGCCGACTACAAGACCAACTGGCTCGGCCCGCTCGACGAGCCGCTCACGAGCGCGCACTACGGCCCCGCCCAGCTCGACGCGGCGATGCGCGGTTCGTCCTACCCGCTGCAGGCCCTGCTGTACTCGGTCGCACTGCACCGGTACCTGCGGTGGCGGCTGCCGGGCTACGATCCCGCGGAGCACCTCGGCGGTGTCCTCTACCTGTACGTGCGGGGCATGGCCGGCCCGGCCACCCCGATCACGTCCGGGCATCCGGCCGGGGTGTTCTCGTGGGCGCCGCCCGCCGGGCTCGTGACCGACCTGTCGAACGTGCTGGACGGAGGAGCCGCATGA